In Catenulispora sp. MAP5-51, the genomic stretch GAAATTGCTGAACGCTGGATCGATGCGCCACTTGTCTGCTGGCTCGAGCCGGTGTCGGAAGTCGCCGAGCGCTGAATCGGGCCCGCCGCCGGCGAGGTCGCTGAGCGCTGGATCGGTGCGCCGGTCGCTGGCTGACTCGAGCCGGAGTCAGAAGCCGCTGCACGCTGGATCGGCCCGCCGGTTGTCGACTCACTCGAGCCGGTGCCGGAAGTCACCGAGCGCTGAATCGGGCCCGCCGCCGATGAGGTCGCCGAGTGCTGAATCGAGGCGCCGGTTGTCGACTGACCCGAGCCAGAATCAGAGGTTACTGAGCGCTGGATCGAGGCGGTCGTCGGCTGACTCGAGCCGGAGTCAGAGGTCGCCGAACGCTGAATCGTGCCAGCCGCCGACGCCGAGGACTGGAGCGGATCGGCGGTCGTCGGTCGGCTCGGACTATTGGTGGGCAGCCTATTGGTGGGCAGCGCGGCGGCTGACGAGATCGCGGCGCGCTGGATCGGATCGGCGTTTGCCGCGCGTCGGATCGGGACGGCGGCGGGCGCGGTAGCTGAGCGCTGCATCGGCGCGGCAGGTGCGATGTTGCCGGTGTCGGGTGTGGCGGCCGGACGGTGCGTCGAGGCGGGCATCGAGCTGCGGACGGCGGGCGGCGTGTGCTGTGTCGGAACGTTGCTCGGTGGGGTTGGCGCTGAGCGCTGGACCGATGGTCCCGCAGGCGTCGCCACGCTGTTGAAGACAGGTCGCACCGGCTCGGGTCGGCTTGTGCGCTGTGCAGAGGCTTCTGCCACATCGCCGACGATCGTGCGCGTCACCTCCCGGCCGCCGAGCAGGGGCCTGGTCGAGGTCGGGGGCTTCGGGGCCGGGGATCGCGGCGTGTTCAGCCGAACGGGTGCGGTCTGGCGGGTCGATCGTGTGCTGGACGCGGGCTTGCGCTGCACGGTGGCGGGCGCAGGCGGTGTGGCTGGAGAAACCGCAGCCGGAGTAGGCGCGGTCGTCGGCGATTGCGGTGCGGCAGGCGCCTCACGCGCAGGGTTGGCCGCCGGTACCGCGCCACGACGCTGGACCGCGCGGATGGGCATGGCCTGCGGCGTGGACGGAACAGAACGCTGAACCCTCGGCAGGTTGAACGCTTCGCCAGAAGTCGCTGCCGTTGAGCGCTGAACGCTCGCGGAGCCAGAAGTAGAGCTAGGTGCCGACCCCGATTCCGACTGTCGCACCATCGGCTCGCCCAAGCCCGCACGCCCGCTACCAGACGCCTGAGTCTCCGAAGCCGAAGCCGAAGCCGAAGCTGATGCGGATGCCGATGGTGAAGCCGCCGCCGATCCCGATGACGCGGCCGCCGCCGATGCCGTGCTCGTCGGTGTCCCCGACTGCGAGCGCTGAACCACTGCCGCAGCCGAAGCCGCCCGCTGAACCGGCGCCACCGGCCGCACCCGAGGCGTTACCGCAGCCTCCGTCAAGCGCGGCCGAGCGGTACGCACCGGATTGGGACGCGCCGCGGGCTTCGGCGTGCGAATCGTCGACTGGCGCACGACCGGCGGTTGCGGAGCCTCGGCGGCGACCGTCGGCTCAGCCGCCTCGGCACTCCGCTGAACCGGCGTCGTGAGCGGCAGGTTCAGCGCCGGGAGCGCGAGCGGGGAGGGCGTGCCGGTCCGGGAGATCGCTCGCGCGACCAGGCGGCCTGCCGGTGCCTCGGTGCGGACCTGGCGGCGCGGCTCGTGGTGGAACGAAGGGTTCTGCCACGTCGCGAGGCGCGCGCCGAAGTCCGACGACGACACCCCGCCCGCACTCGAGCTGCTGACGCCACGCATCCGCGGCACCGCAGCCCACTCACGTCGCCGCACCGGAACGCCGCCCGATGAGCCGGCTCCAGCTGAACCAGCCGAGCCCGCATCAGCAGAGCTCATGCCAAGCACCGGACCGGACGCCGCCTCACCCAAGTAGTCCGAGCCGCCCGAGCCCGCACCACCGGCCCCGGACTCAGGCCCAGCTCCCGCCTCGTCCCGCCCTCGCCGCGAAAAAATCCCCATCCGCTCAGCTCACCCCTCCGCGGCGCGTGCGTTCAGGCCGGCGATGCCGGTCACGAAGCCGCGCCGGTCGCCGTGCTCCAGGTCGAGGATCTGGTCCAGGCCCCAGTGGAAGTGGTAGGCGACGTACGCGACCTCGTCGCGGAGCTGGTCGGCCGCGTACGTCACGATTCCCCCAGGCGGCTCCCGCCGAGGTCGATCTCGAAGTCCTCCGCGCAGTTCGGGCAGGTCACCGAGGCCAGGGTGTGGCCCTCGGCGTTGATCTGCTCGTAGAAGTCCTGCAGGAAGGCCAGATCCGAGGCGAACATGTTCTCCACGATGCCGTCGTGGACCATCGGCAGGGTGCCCAGGCGGGTGATCACGCGGCCGAGCAGGACCACCGAGAGGTACGCCGGGTTCTCGCGGACGCGGACGTCGCGCAGCGGCACGAGTTCGTCGCGGGCCGTGGACAGACGCATCGCGCCGCGGCGGTGCAGGACGCCGGTCTCGTCGACGTAGCCGCGCGGGAGTTCGAACTCGAATTCGGTGCGGAGGGTGTCGGCCCTGGTCGGCACCGGCGCCGGGGCCGGGGCCGGGGCGGGCGCCGGGGCGATTGCCGCGGCCGCCACGCCCGGCGCGACCAGCGTCGCCGCGCCGGCCGCCGCCCCGGGCGCCGCGCCGACCGCGTCCGGCGTCGCCGGGGCCGCCGCCGCGGCCCCCGGGAGGGAGCGCTTCATCAGCCGATCTTCATCTCTTCGAAGGTGATGGTGACCTGCTCGTTGAGCACCTGGGCCTCGCCGGCCTTGGTGCCGGCCGTCTCGACCTTGCAGCACCAGGCGTTGCGCAGGTCGTACCGCTTGATCGGGTTGTTCTGGTAGTCCATGTAGATGATCGTCGCGTTCTTGCGCGCCGAGCCCATGTTCCCGGCCAGCGACTCGTTGATCCAGTCGGTGAAGGACGAGCTCTGGGTCTGGCCGCGGGTCACCGAGACGGTGCCGCCCTTGGAGATGCCGGGCATCATGCTGATCTTGGGGGTGCCCTGCTGGTTGTTCTGCACGTGCGAGATCACGTCCTGCTCCAGCTGGAGCGGGCCGACCTCGGCCAGGTACTCGACCTGGACGCCGTCGATCTGGAGGGCGAAGTTGTGCGCGGCGGCGGAGTCGCCGTTCATGAAAGCCATGGTGTTCCGATCCTTCAGTGCGCTGCTGCGGTGGATGAGAGGTCAGATGAGGTCACGAGGAGGCCGCGCGTCCCGGCCGCATGCGAGAAAGGGCAGCCGGGACGCGCGGGGCTTGGGCTATTCCTCCAGTTCGCTGCCGCCGCCGGAGATCTGCGCCAGCCGGAACACCACGAACTCCGCGGGCTTGACCGGGGCGATGCCGATCTCGCAGATCACGCGGCCGACGTCCACCGACTCCGGCGGGTTGGTCTCCTCGTCGCACTTGACGAAGAAGGAGTCGTCGGCGCGGGCGCCGAACAGCGCGCCGCCGCGCCACTCGTTGGTCAGGAACGCCGAGATGTTGCGGCGCACCCGGGCCCACAGCGCCTGGTCGTTCGGCTCGAACACCACCCACTGGGTCCCGGTGAGGATCGACTCCTCCAGGTAGTTGAAGTAGCGGCGCACGTTCAGGTAGCGCCACGCCGGGTCCGAGGACAGGGTGCGCGCGCCCCAGACCCGGATGCCGCGGCCGGGGAAGGCGCGGATGCAGTTCACGCCGATCGGGTTGAGCAGGTCCTGCTCGCCCTTGGTGATCTGCAGCTCCAGGTCCACCGCGCCGCGCACGACCTCGTTGGCCGGGGCCTTGTGGACGCCGCGCTCGGCGTCGTTGCGGGCCCAGACGCCGGCCATGTGGCCGCTGGGCGGGACCGCGATCGACTTGCCGGCCGCCGGGTCGAAGACCCGGATCCAGGGGTAGTACATGGCCGCGTAGTGCGAGTCGTAGCCGGCTCCGGTCTGGCGCCAGGCGCGGATCTGCTGGGCGTTGAGGTTCGGCAGCGGGTCGATGATCGCGACCCGGTCGCCCATCAGCTCGCAGTGCCCGATCAGCGCGATCTGGACGGCCTTCACCTCCTCCTCGGAGATGGAGCCCTGCTGGTAGGCGGACATCAGGTCCGGGACGGCGACCATGGTGATCTCGTCGATCGCCTCCAGGCCGCCGAAGCCGGTGCGGTCGGCGGAGTCGCCGATGTAGGAACCGGTGGACACCGGTTCGGCGGGCTCGACCGCGGCCGAGCCGCCGCCGGCCGGGGCCCCGGTGGGCACCTGCACGGTCTGGTTGTCCGGACGGGCCAGCGTGCCGCTGCCGGCTTCCTCAACGATGATGAACTTCGAGCGCTCGCGCACCTGGGTGGTGACGTACGAGCGGCCGGCCTTCTTGTTGGCCGAGACGTCGAAGGTCTCGGCGACCTTGTCGTCGACCGAGACGACCAGCCGGAAGCGGTCCGCCGCCTCGCCGGACTTCTCGCCCTCGCCGGCCGGGACGTCGGTGACCTCCACGGAGACCCGGCCGGTGGCACCGGGGGCGGCGCCGACCTTGAAGCCGCCCAGGGCGACCGGCTCGCCGGCGGTCAGGGCCGCGCGCTCCGAGCCCGTGACCACGCCGCGGTGCCCGGCGCTGACCGCCTTGCCGTTGGTGCCGCCGCCGGGGCCGGCCAGGCCGCCCTCGGTGCCGCCGACGCGCACGACGTAGGCGACGGTCCCGCCGTTGTTGAAGAACCCGTACACGGCGTGCGCCAGGTAGTAGCCCTCGGTGAACTCACCGAACTCGGCGACGTACTGGGTCCAGTTGGTGACCAGCGTCGGCGCGTTCAGGGCGCCCCGCGGCGCGAGGCCGACAAAGGCCGCGACCGACGTGCCCACGCCCTCGATCGGCCGCGAGCCGCTGGCGACCTCTTCCACGTAGACGCCCGGCGACAGATATGTCGGCATGGTCGATGTCTCCTCGAAAACCGTACTCGGGCCGGAACCCGCCGGAACCCGTACTCGGGCAAAAAAGTTCAGCCGCCACACTGACCGATGCGGCGCCGGTGCCGGTAGGTCCACAGGGACGGACGCGAGGGCACTGCCCGCTGCCCGTACGGGCGGCGGCGGCAGGCCCCTGCGTCCGGGAATCCCGTCAGCGGCCGCCACCGCCCCTGACCGGCCCTTAAGGTGTTCGGACAAGGCGCTCGCAACCATTCGTGCGGGCGCAAGGGCTTTGCTTTGCAGGGAGCAGCGATTCGTGTGGGTTGACCTGAATCCGGTGACGGCGGATGTCGAACCGGGCGCCGAGACCACGGTGGCCGTCACCGTGCGCAACACCGGCGACATCGTCGAGGAATACCACCTGCAGGCCACCGGCGACCCCGGACAATGGGCCGCCATCGAACCCCAGACTTTGCGCCTGTACCCCGGCACCACCGGCACCGCACAACTGACCTTCACCCCGCCGCGCAGCGCCGAAGCCCAAGCCGGGCCCCAGCCCTACGCGGTCAAGGTCACCCCCCGCGAAGACCGCGAGAACATCCACGCCATCGAAGGCCTCCTGCGCGTCGCGGAATTCGCCGACCTGCGCGCGGAACTCTTGCCGGCGCAAACCCGAGGCTGGCACCGCGGCCGCGTCAAACTCGCCGTCGACAACTACAGCAACGTCGCCACCAGCGCCGCCGTCGCCTCGACGTCGACCAACTCCAACCTCCAAGTCGACATCCGCACCCCGGCCCTGCGCCTGCAACCCGGACGCGCCCAATTCAGCAAATTCACCATCAGGCCCGGGCGCCTTCTGTGGTTCGGCGTGAAGGCCAGGCATCAGTACAACGTGACGGTGACGCCTTCAGGGCTCGGACAGCCGGTCAGCTTGCAGGGCACGTATATGCAGTCGGCACTGCTGCCGCGCTGGCTTCAGCGACTGCTGATGTTCCTGTCCGTCGCGGCCGTGGCCATCCTGGCGCTGTGGTTCGGCATCCACCCCTCGTTCGCCACCAGCGCCCAGGGCTCGCCGCAGCCGGCCGCGAACACCGCACCGCAGGTGATCGTCGTGCAGCCGACGCCGCCGCCGTCCTCCAGCAGCCCTCCGCCGAAGCCGACGACGAGCCAGGCTCCGCCGCCGTCGACGTCCAGCGCCGCGCCGCCGCCGGCCTCCACGTCCAAGGCCGCTCCCCCGCCGCCGGCGTCGACGTCCAAGCCCGCTCCCCCGCCGAAGCCCACGCAGACCAAGACGACGAACATCCTCAACTACGCCGCCAACGCCTCCGTCGACCTGAACATGGACCAATTCAACGACGGTCAGAAGGTGGACATCTGGCCCACCAACCACAACCCTTCCCAGACCTGGACGATCTGGCAGTACGCCGACGGCAGCATCGTCATCCAGTCCAACGACAAGCCCGAGAGCGCCGGTACGAAGGTCCTGCAGGTGGACCAGAACAACGACCCCACCAACACCGACGTCGACATCTCCGACGACTGGAACGGGGTCGCGGGCCTGCAGGCGCACCTGACGGTCGACTTCCAGCAGTGGACGCTGACCAGCATCCCGGGGAACACCAACTACGGGGTGCTGAAGAACAAGAAGACCGGGACCTGCCTGGCCGGCACCGGTGCCAAGGGATGGCTCACCATGGCGCCGTGCAACACCGGGGACCAGAGCCAGTGGTTCTGGCTGTTCGGCGTCTGATTTCGCAGCCTGATTCCGATCTCCGGCAAGCACTCGACCCGCCGTCGCAGAACCTTGCGACGGCGGGTCGTTCATGTGCGCGCGTGCATCGCGCCTACTGGGCCTACTGCGCCGCAGTCTCCTGCAGCTTGGCCAACTCCCGGGCGACCGCCTGCTCGTGCGCCTCGGCGTCCTCGCGGGCCTTGCGCGGACTCCACCGGCCGCGCATGGTCGCTGCGAACGGCAGGAATACGATCTGCCCGGCCAGGGCCACCCACCACCAGGTCTGCCACTGGTGCGGGCCGTCCTTGACCGCCTTGGCGACCTCGGTGCCGCGCGCCTGCAGGATCGCGAGCTCCGGCTGCGCTTGCTGGACCGTCTGCAGATCGGCCATGCCGACCTGCGCCACCGCCTGGGCCAGCACGGCCGGCGGGATCGCGGCCGGATTCGCCGACGGGTACTTGGACAGCTCGGCGAACACCGCCGGGTGCTGGGCCATGATCGCCAGTGCCGGTCCGGCCTTGGCCTGCGCGGCGGCCACCTCGGCGCCGTGGTCCACGACCGGGGTCACCGAGGTCACCACCACCGGGACGAACGCCGCGGACACCGCGACCACGATGCGCAGGATCCAGCCCCACACCGCCAGGCCCGTCGCGGTGGCCGCCGGGTTGCGCTCCTCGACGGTCTCGGTGAACGCGGCCATCCACGGCGCGTAGGTCACGCCGGCCAGCGCCCCGCCGATCAGGAACACCACGGCGAAGGTGTAGTAACCGGTGTGCGCGTGGGTGGCCAGCGTGGCGAAGACCGCGGTGGTGACGATGGTGCCGACGCAGCCCACCATCATCAGGGGTTTGCGAACCTTCAGCCGGTCCGAGATCAGCCCGGCCACCACCAGGGACACCGCGTTGGCGGCCCAGTACCAGTTCGCCACGGCGTTGGCGCGCTGCTCGCTGTAGCCGTAGACCGCGGAGAAGTAGATGACCAGGTTGCCGACCAGCGCGTAGTACAGCAGCAGGTACACGCTGACCGCGAAAGCGGGCCCCGCGATGCCCGGGCGCAGCATCTGCCGCCAGTGCCCGGCCAGTTCCTGCTCCGGGTCGATGCCCCGGGCCCGCGCCTCGACCAGCGCCCGGTCGCGCATGCTGACCATGATCTGGTCGCGCAGCCGCGGCGAGAGCTCGCGCAGCGCGAACAGCGCGATGACAAAGACGATCAGGGAGCTGATACCGGAGTAGTGCAGTTCGTCCTGCCAGGTCGAGCTGTCCAGGGTGTGGCTGGTCACCGTGGTCACCACCAGGGAGCCGACCACCGGGCCGATCGCCCAGAACCCCATCGCCGTGGCCCGCCCCAGCTGCGGGGAGAAGTCGCGGATCAGCGCCGGGGTGGCGACCAGGATGATGCCCTCGACGAAGAACAGCACGGCGAACAGCGCCAGGAACGCGCCCTTGCTGGAGGTGCTGGGCAGGATCATCACCAGGACCCCGGCCAGCAGCAGCCCGTAGACCACCAGGTTGGCCCGGCCCCAGCGGTCGGCCAGGCCCGCCAGCAGCGAGGAGCCGGCGCCGACGGCGTTGCCGATCACCGACATCCAGACGAAGTACGTGAACGTCATGTGGTAGTGGGTGATGATCGACGTGGCCACCGCGTACTGGATGTAGAGCAGGTAGTACAGCACGATCGTGGTCAGCACGACGATCGCCAGATAGGCGTAGCGGCGTGCGGACTCCGGATAGGCGGCCAGATCTCGGCGCCAGAAGCGGGTCAGGACGCCCGGGGAGGCGCCCACTGCGATGCTCGAAGAACTCACGTCCGCAACTCCTTCTTGAGGATCTTGCCGGTCGGCCCCACTGGCAGGGCACTGAGAAACTTCACTTCAC encodes the following:
- a CDS encoding phage tail sheath family protein; its protein translation is MPTYLSPGVYVEEVASGSRPIEGVGTSVAAFVGLAPRGALNAPTLVTNWTQYVAEFGEFTEGYYLAHAVYGFFNNGGTVAYVVRVGGTEGGLAGPGGGTNGKAVSAGHRGVVTGSERAALTAGEPVALGGFKVGAAPGATGRVSVEVTDVPAGEGEKSGEAADRFRLVVSVDDKVAETFDVSANKKAGRSYVTTQVRERSKFIIVEEAGSGTLARPDNQTVQVPTGAPAGGGSAAVEPAEPVSTGSYIGDSADRTGFGGLEAIDEITMVAVPDLMSAYQQGSISEEEVKAVQIALIGHCELMGDRVAIIDPLPNLNAQQIRAWRQTGAGYDSHYAAMYYPWIRVFDPAAGKSIAVPPSGHMAGVWARNDAERGVHKAPANEVVRGAVDLELQITKGEQDLLNPIGVNCIRAFPGRGIRVWGARTLSSDPAWRYLNVRRYFNYLEESILTGTQWVVFEPNDQALWARVRRNISAFLTNEWRGGALFGARADDSFFVKCDEETNPPESVDVGRVICEIGIAPVKPAEFVVFRLAQISGGGSELEE
- a CDS encoding DUF6760 family protein — its product is MTYAADQLRDEVAYVAYHFHWGLDQILDLEHGDRRGFVTGIAGLNARAAEG
- a CDS encoding phage tail protein; this translates as MAFMNGDSAAAHNFALQIDGVQVEYLAEVGPLQLEQDVISHVQNNQQGTPKISMMPGISKGGTVSVTRGQTQSSSFTDWINESLAGNMGSARKNATIIYMDYQNNPIKRYDLRNAWCCKVETAGTKAGEAQVLNEQVTITFEEMKIG
- a CDS encoding MFS transporter, producing the protein MSSSSIAVGASPGVLTRFWRRDLAAYPESARRYAYLAIVVLTTIVLYYLLYIQYAVATSIITHYHMTFTYFVWMSVIGNAVGAGSSLLAGLADRWGRANLVVYGLLLAGVLVMILPSTSSKGAFLALFAVLFFVEGIILVATPALIRDFSPQLGRATAMGFWAIGPVVGSLVVTTVTSHTLDSSTWQDELHYSGISSLIVFVIALFALRELSPRLRDQIMVSMRDRALVEARARGIDPEQELAGHWRQMLRPGIAGPAFAVSVYLLLYYALVGNLVIYFSAVYGYSEQRANAVANWYWAANAVSLVVAGLISDRLKVRKPLMMVGCVGTIVTTAVFATLATHAHTGYYTFAVVFLIGGALAGVTYAPWMAAFTETVEERNPAATATGLAVWGWILRIVVAVSAAFVPVVVTSVTPVVDHGAEVAAAQAKAGPALAIMAQHPAVFAELSKYPSANPAAIPPAVLAQAVAQVGMADLQTVQQAQPELAILQARGTEVAKAVKDGPHQWQTWWWVALAGQIVFLPFAATMRGRWSPRKAREDAEAHEQAVARELAKLQETAAQ